In the genome of Ancylomarina subtilis, one region contains:
- a CDS encoding N(5)-(carboxyethyl)ornithine synthase: MKTIGFPISVKENENRRALLPIHLSGVKYKNQIYIESGYGDVMGYTDDDYSSLGINVVSREEVLSKNIICDPKIGDAEYLKDLSCQTIFGWVHAVQNKEITDALVKNKLSAYAWEDMFEDGRHTFYKNNEIAGEAAIMHAYTLHGLFPYNTKVAVIGRGNIARGALKILTVLGADVTVYDRRTESLLRKEMSEYDVIVNGILWDTNRTDHIIYKSDLSIMKAGALIIDISCDAAGAIETSVPTTIENPIYVVEGVTHYAVDHTPSLFYKTISFYLSEIVSGYIDDIITDKPNEVLGNALIIEGGQIVDERINIFQNR; the protein is encoded by the coding sequence ATGAAAACAATTGGATTTCCTATTTCGGTAAAAGAAAATGAGAATAGACGTGCTTTGCTTCCTATTCATTTAAGTGGTGTGAAATATAAAAATCAAATTTATATTGAATCAGGTTATGGTGATGTTATGGGCTATACTGATGACGATTATTCTAGTTTGGGAATTAATGTAGTATCTAGAGAGGAAGTTTTGTCAAAAAATATTATTTGTGACCCTAAAATTGGGGATGCAGAATATTTAAAAGATTTGTCGTGTCAAACTATTTTTGGTTGGGTACATGCTGTGCAAAATAAAGAAATTACAGATGCGTTAGTGAAGAATAAATTGTCGGCGTATGCTTGGGAAGATATGTTTGAAGATGGGAGACATACCTTTTATAAGAACAATGAAATTGCAGGTGAAGCTGCAATAATGCATGCTTATACTTTGCATGGTTTATTCCCTTATAATACTAAAGTAGCTGTTATAGGAAGAGGGAATATAGCAAGAGGAGCTTTGAAAATATTGACTGTTCTTGGTGCAGATGTAACTGTTTATGATAGAAGAACTGAGAGTTTACTTCGAAAAGAAATGTCTGAATATGATGTTATTGTAAACGGTATTCTTTGGGATACCAATAGAACTGATCATATAATTTATAAAAGCGATTTATCTATAATGAAAGCTGGAGCTTTGATTATAGACATTAGTTGTGACGCAGCCGGTGCGATTGAAACTAGTGTGCCTACGACTATTGAAAATCCTATTTATGTTGTAGAAGGAGTTACCCATTACGCAGTCGATCATACGCCATCATTATTTTATAAAACAATATCATTTTATTTGAGTGAAATCGTTTCAGGTTATATCGATGATATTATAACCGATAAACCTAATGAAGTTTTAGGTAATGCCTTAATTATTGAGGGTGGTCAAATTGTAGATGAACGAATTAATATCTTTCAAAATAGATAG